In one Podarcis muralis chromosome 7, rPodMur119.hap1.1, whole genome shotgun sequence genomic region, the following are encoded:
- the UPK1A gene encoding uroplakin-1a produces the protein MEEKSSSFVVGLLVMGNVIIMLAGLALYAESVWVTADPYKVYPIMGVTGKDDVYAGAWISIFTGFCFFCVCVFGIISLVNGNRLMVLLYLVLILVVYLFECASCITSYTHRDYVVSNSKLITRQMLAFYSADTDQGRELTRMWDRFMMEQKCCGANNPMDWVNYTSVFRSRYPEVVAPWPFYCCKRDRNFVMLNEEGCRLGHVDYIHTKGCFEHIKHAVQSYAWGVSWFGFAILMLTCPVVLLAIYHYTTM, from the exons ATGGAGGAGAAGAGCTCATCTTTTGTCGTGGGGCTGTTGGTGATGGGCAATGTGATCATCATG CTTGCAGGACTGGCCCTTTACGCGGAGTCTGTCTGGGTAACAGCTGATCCCTACAAGGTGTACCCCATCATGGGAGTTACAGGCAAAGACGATGTCTACGCAGGTGCCTGGATCTCCATCTTCACTGGCTTTTGCTTCTTCTGCGTGTGCGTCTTTGGTATTATCAGCCTTGTGAATGGCAACCGCCTGATGGTGTTGCTG TATCTGGTGCTGATCCTGGTTGTCTACTTATTTGAGTGTGCTTCCTGCATCACGTCCTACACGCACCGTGACTAT GTGGTTTCGAATTCCAAGCTAATAACAAGACAGATGTTGGCCTTCTACTCAGCGGACACTGACCAAGGCCGGGAACTCACCCGCATGTGGGATCGTTTCATGATGGAG CAAAAGTGCTGTGGCGCCAATAATCCCATGGATTGGGTGAACTACACCTCGGTCTTCAGAAGCAGGTACCCTGAGGTGGTGGCCCCTTGGCCCTTCTACTGCTGCAAGCGTGATCGCAACTTTGTCATGCTCAACGAAGAGGGCTGCAGACTGGGTCACGTCGACTACATCCATACCAAG GGCTGCTTTGAGCACATCAAGCACGCAGTACAGAGCTACGCCTGGGGAGTCTCTTGGTTCGGCTTTGCTATCCTCATGCTCACG TGCCCTGTTGTTCTCCTGGCTATATACCATTACACTACAATGTGA